One region of Vigna angularis cultivar LongXiaoDou No.4 chromosome 10, ASM1680809v1, whole genome shotgun sequence genomic DNA includes:
- the LOC108336056 gene encoding uncharacterized membrane protein At4g09580 isoform X1: protein MEGANTVVEQSVPTPSKFPLSFWETTVASTVALIFAVGLAGVYLTMPDSDYSFLKLPRTLQDLKLLRDNLESYTSDYTAQVLVGYCVVYIFMQTFMIPGTVFMSLLAGALFGVFKGMALVVFTATAGASSCYFLSKLIGRPILSSLWPEKLKFFQTQVARRRKSLLNYMLFLRLTPTLPNTFINFASPIVDVPYHIFFLATVIGLIPAAYVTVKAGLALGELKSMGDLYDFNSVATLFLIGVVSVTPTLMNKNES, encoded by the exons ATGGAGGGTGCAAACACGGTGGTGGAGCAATCCGTACCAACGCCGTCCAAGTTTCCGTTGAGCTTTTGGGAAACCACGGTGGCTTCAACGGTGGCTTTGATTTTCGCTGTGGGTCTAGCCGGCGTGTACCTCACCATGCCCGATTCCGATTATAGCTTTCTGAAGCTACCCCGCACCCTCCAAGACCTTAAACTCCTCCG agaTAACCTTGAGAGCTATACAAGTGACTACACTGCACAAGTCTTGGTGGGATACTGCGTGGTATATATTTTCATGCAGACTTTCATGATTCCAGGGACTGTTTTCATGTCATTGCTTGCTGGAGCACTCTTTGGAGTCTTTAAAGGAATGGCACTGGTTGTGTTCACTGCTACTGCAGGAGCTTCTTCATGCTACTTCCTGTCTAAACTGATTGGACGTCCAATTCTCTCCTCCCTCTGGCCTGAAAAGTTGAAATTCTTCCAAACCCAG GTGgctagaagaagaaagagtTTGTTGAACTACATGCTTTTTCTGAGATTGACTCCAACCCTGCCCAacacatttattaattttgctTCGCCAATTGTGGATGTGCCTTATCATATCTTCTTCTTGGCAACTGTTATTGGACTCATACCCGCAGCTTATGTCACTGTCAAG GCTGGGTTAGCTCTTGGAGAGTTAAAATCCATGGGGGATCTCTATGATTTCAACTCAGTTGCTACCTTGTTCCTCATTGGTGTTGTGTCAGTTACACCCACATTAATGAACAAGAACGAATCATAG
- the LOC108336056 gene encoding uncharacterized membrane protein At4g09580 isoform X2, which produces MEGANTVVEQSVPTPSKFPLSFWETTVASTVALIFAVGLAGVYLTMPDSDYSFLKLPRTLQDLKLLRSGKGVGVLRDPAAWREYMRILGTVFMSLLAGALFGVFKGMALVVFTATAGASSCYFLSKLIGRPILSSLWPEKLKFFQTQVARRRKSLLNYMLFLRLTPTLPNTFINFASPIVDVPYHIFFLATVIGLIPAAYVTVKAGLALGELKSMGDLYDFNSVATLFLIGVVSVTPTLMNKNES; this is translated from the exons ATGGAGGGTGCAAACACGGTGGTGGAGCAATCCGTACCAACGCCGTCCAAGTTTCCGTTGAGCTTTTGGGAAACCACGGTGGCTTCAACGGTGGCTTTGATTTTCGCTGTGGGTCTAGCCGGCGTGTACCTCACCATGCCCGATTCCGATTATAGCTTTCTGAAGCTACCCCGCACCCTCCAAGACCTTAAACTCCTCCG ATCTGGAAAGGGTGTTGGGGTCTTGAGGGATCCCGCCGCTTGGAGGGAGTACATGAGAATATTAG GGACTGTTTTCATGTCATTGCTTGCTGGAGCACTCTTTGGAGTCTTTAAAGGAATGGCACTGGTTGTGTTCACTGCTACTGCAGGAGCTTCTTCATGCTACTTCCTGTCTAAACTGATTGGACGTCCAATTCTCTCCTCCCTCTGGCCTGAAAAGTTGAAATTCTTCCAAACCCAG GTGgctagaagaagaaagagtTTGTTGAACTACATGCTTTTTCTGAGATTGACTCCAACCCTGCCCAacacatttattaattttgctTCGCCAATTGTGGATGTGCCTTATCATATCTTCTTCTTGGCAACTGTTATTGGACTCATACCCGCAGCTTATGTCACTGTCAAG GCTGGGTTAGCTCTTGGAGAGTTAAAATCCATGGGGGATCTCTATGATTTCAACTCAGTTGCTACCTTGTTCCTCATTGGTGTTGTGTCAGTTACACCCACATTAATGAACAAGAACGAATCATAG